The DNA sequence ACGCAGATCACCTTGCTCTGGTTCACCCCGGCCAGGTGCTGGATGGCGCCGCTGATGCCGATGGCGATGTAGAGGTTGGGCCGAATGGCCACGCCGGTCTGGCCCACGTGCTCGTGGTGCGGGCGCCAGTGGTCGTCGGCCACCGGGCGGCTGCAGGCCGTGGCGGCGTTCAGCTCGCGGGCCAGCTCCTCGATGGGTCCCCAGTTCTCCGGGCCTTTCATGCCGCGACCGCCGCTCACCACGCGCTCGGCCTCGGGCAGGGGGATACCGGCGCCGGCCTTACGGAGCTCCTTCACGGTCACACGCGCCGCGCCCAGGTCGCCGCCGAACTCCTCCACGGTGGCGGGGCTGCCGCCGGAGGTGATGGGCACGCTGTTGGGGCTCAGGCTCACCACGCGCACGGGGCTGCCCACCTCCACGAAGGCGCGGGCCTTGCCGCTGAACACATTGCGGCGGAAGCGCCCGCCCTCGGGCAGTCCGGTGGCACCGGCCACATGGCCGGCCTTCAGACGCGCGGCCACACGCGGCGCCACGGCCTTGCCGGTGGCGTCGGCCACGCACACGATGGTGGTGGCACCCGTGGCTTCGGTCACCGCACACACCAGCCTGGTGAGCTGCTGGCCGTCCACGGCCTTCACGTTGCGGGCCACGATCACCTTGGAGGCGCCATTGGCGCCAAGCGTCTCGAGTCCTTGGGCATCGCCGAACGTCACGGCGGTCACGGGTCCACCGGCCAGCTGGCTGGCGTAGGTCACCGCCTCCTGGGCGGCCTTGGGGAGTTTCTCCCCCCGGGTGTCGATGAAGACGATCGTGCTCATCTGGGATCTTCGTATTGAGGGCCTGCCCCACGGGCCGGCTTCGCGTTCATTTCTTCGGTTGCTCTCTGCGTCTTTGCGCCTCTGCGGCCTTGTCCGCTCAGATTACCTTGGCCTCGGTGTGCAGCAGCTCGATCAGCTTGCCGGCCTCCTCGGCGGGGATGAGCTTCACCGCGCCCTTGGCCGGCGGCAGCTCGAAGCGCACGGTGGCGGCCAGCGCGGCCTGCCCGGTGGCGGGCACCACGTGCAGGGGTTTGGTGCGCGCGGCCATGATGCCCCGCATGTTGGGGATGCGCTGCTCGGCCATGCCCTTGGCGGCACCCAGGACGCAGGGGAGGGCCACCTCCAGCACCTCCACACCGCCCGGGACG is a window from the Flavobacteriales bacterium genome containing:
- a CDS encoding electron transfer flavoprotein subunit alpha/FixB family protein, with the protein product MSTIVFIDTRGEKLPKAAQEAVTYASQLAGGPVTAVTFGDAQGLETLGANGASKVIVARNVKAVDGQQLTRLVCAVTEATGATTIVCVADATGKAVAPRVAARLKAGHVAGATGLPEGGRFRRNVFSGKARAFVEVGSPVRVVSLSPNSVPITSGGSPATVEEFGGDLGAARVTVKELRKAGAGIPLPEAERVVSGGRGMKGPENWGPIEELARELNAATACSRPVADDHWRPHHEHVGQTGVAIRPNLYIAIGISGAIQHLAGVNQSKVICVINKDPEAPFFKAADYGIVGDAFEVLPKLIDAAKKLNAER